The window GAGACCGACTTCAAGGCGCCCTACATCGACGCCATCACCCGCTTCGCCGACCTCGACCGCATCGCCCGCGCCGGCTTCAACATCGCCGTGGACAGCATGTACGGCTCCGGACGCGGCGTGCTCACCGGCATCTTCGGCGCCCGCGGCATCCGGCACGTCGGCATCCGCCAGGAGCTGGACCCGCTCTTCGGCGGCGTCAATCCCGAGCCCATCGAGCCCCACATCCAGGCGCTGCGCGAGGCCGTCGAGCGCGAGCACTGCCACGCCGGCTTCGCCACCGACGGCGACGCCGACCGCATCGGCGCCATCGCCGAGGACGGCAGCTTCGTGGACGCGCACAAGTGTTTCGCCGTCATCCTGCAATGGCTGCTGGAGCGCCGTCCCGACTGGACCGGGGCCGTGGTGCGCGCCTTCAACACCACCGGCATGCTCGACCGCATCGCCACCCGCTACGGGCGCAAGCTGCACGAGTGCGGCATCGGCTTCAAGCACATCTGCGATCTCATGCTCAACGACCAGGTCCTGGTCGGCGGTGAGGAATCCGGCGGCATCGGCATCACCCGTCACCTGCCCGAGCGCGACGGCATCCTCAACTCCCTGCTGCTCGCCAACATCATGGCCGAGGAAGGCAAGACCCTGGCCCAGCTCGTGGACCGCCTGCAGAAGGAGTACGGGCCGCATTACTTCGGACGCCGCGACCTGCACATTCCCGACGACCTCAAGCAGAGCGCCATCCGCCGCGCCTCCTCCGCCGCGACCCTGTCCAGCCTCGGTCCCCACCGCGTCGTGCGCCGCAGCGACCTCGACGGCATCAAGCTCTTCCTCGACGCCCCCCGCAACGGCAACGGCGCTGAAGCCTGGGTGCTGCTGCGCGCCTCCGGCACCGAGCCCCTGCTGCGCGTCTATTCCGAGGCCTCCTCGCCCCAACTGGTCGCGGAGATCCTCTCCGCCGCCGAAGACTTCGTGCTCGAAAAAGCTACGGCGGGCTAGAGGACAGTGTCATCCCGAACGACTTCAGTCGTGAGGGACCTGCTTTTTCCTTCGTGTACCTTCGTGCTTCCTTCGTGTCCTTTGTGGT of the Terriglobales bacterium genome contains:
- a CDS encoding phosphoglucomutase/phosphomannomutase family protein — protein: MAAEIKFGTDGWRGIIADDFTFDNVRRVAAAVAAYVHKHEDAKQGLVVGYDTRFASLQAARIAAEVIAATGIPVRLSNDHLPTPAVSYAVKKFNAAGGLVVTSSHNPWQWNGVKYKAGYGGSATATIMKKIEAELQPEPLARQSGGQVTETDFKAPYIDAITRFADLDRIARAGFNIAVDSMYGSGRGVLTGIFGARGIRHVGIRQELDPLFGGVNPEPIEPHIQALREAVEREHCHAGFATDGDADRIGAIAEDGSFVDAHKCFAVILQWLLERRPDWTGAVVRAFNTTGMLDRIATRYGRKLHECGIGFKHICDLMLNDQVLVGGEESGGIGITRHLPERDGILNSLLLANIMAEEGKTLAQLVDRLQKEYGPHYFGRRDLHIPDDLKQSAIRRASSAATLSSLGPHRVVRRSDLDGIKLFLDAPRNGNGAEAWVLLRASGTEPLLRVYSEASSPQLVAEILSAAEDFVLEKATAG